A genomic stretch from Alteribacter keqinensis includes:
- a CDS encoding thiazole synthase has product MLKIGSNTFHSRLLLGTGKYPDFDVQKKAVDVSESEILTFSVRRMNIFKAGQPDFLEKLDLEKYSLLPNTAGAKTAEEAVRTAKLAKASGLCDMIKVEVIGCWKTLLPDPVETLKATEELLKEGFTVLPYTSDDVVLARKLEELGAHAIMPGASPIGSGQGIINELNLDFIIEQANVPVIVDAGIGSPADAAKAMELGADGVLLNTAVSAAKDPVKMAEAMKLAIEAGRLGYEAGRMEKKRYATASSPMEGMSVK; this is encoded by the coding sequence ATGTTGAAGATTGGTTCAAATACGTTTCATTCTCGTTTATTGCTTGGAACAGGAAAGTACCCGGATTTTGATGTTCAGAAGAAGGCGGTGGATGTTTCGGAATCGGAGATCTTAACCTTTTCAGTAAGAAGAATGAACATTTTTAAGGCGGGTCAGCCTGATTTTCTCGAAAAGCTTGATCTGGAAAAATACAGTCTTCTTCCTAATACTGCAGGGGCGAAAACGGCGGAAGAAGCTGTCAGAACGGCGAAGCTTGCAAAGGCTTCCGGACTCTGTGACATGATTAAAGTGGAAGTTATCGGCTGCTGGAAGACACTTCTACCGGATCCGGTGGAAACGTTGAAAGCAACGGAAGAACTTTTAAAAGAAGGCTTTACTGTTCTGCCTTATACGTCTGATGATGTGGTACTGGCAAGAAAACTGGAAGAGCTCGGGGCACATGCGATCATGCCCGGAGCGTCGCCTATCGGTTCCGGCCAGGGAATCATCAATGAATTAAATCTGGACTTTATTATCGAGCAGGCGAATGTTCCTGTTATCGTGGACGCCGGTATCGGATCGCCGGCAGATGCAGCGAAGGCGATGGAACTGGGAGCGGACGGGGTGCTCCTCAATACAGCAGTGTCTGCAGCGAAGGATCCTGTGAAAATGGCCGAGGCGATGAAGCTTGCAATCGAAGCGGGGCGTCTTGGTTATGAAGCAGGCCGAATGGAAAAGAAGCGTTATGCCACAGCGAGCAGTCCTATGGAAGGAATGAGTGTCAAGTAA
- a CDS encoding DUF4190 domain-containing protein codes for MGEIGESVEAVKEKVNGKAVASLVLGILSLIIPYVGLITGIIGIVLANLALKEIKVSSEGGRGLAVGGLTCSIIATVLYGILVIMLIAALGWVAIFEV; via the coding sequence GTGGGTGAGATAGGTGAGAGTGTAGAAGCTGTAAAAGAGAAAGTGAACGGCAAGGCGGTGGCCTCTCTTGTGCTGGGGATTCTGTCCCTGATTATTCCGTATGTGGGTTTGATCACGGGAATAATTGGGATTGTTCTTGCGAATCTGGCTCTAAAGGAAATCAAAGTGTCTTCTGAAGGCGGAAGAGGTCTGGCGGTTGGCGGGCTGACGTGCAGCATTATTGCTACGGTTCTGTACGGTATTTTGGTTATCATGCTTATTGCTGCCTTGGGATGGGTAGCCATTTTTGAAGTCTAG
- a CDS encoding acetylornithine deacetylase — MRDQVSQLIEQIDARQDELVALVKQLVRFPTPSPPARNTGEAQEFFAGQLRDLGFDIDQWEVFPNDPNVVGTLKGKQSSDYRSLIVNGHMDVAEAEPNEEGWEKDPFTPSVKDGRLYGRGTADMKGGLAGALFAIKLLRESGVELPGDLIFQSVIGEEVGEAGTLECCEKGYTADAAVVVDTSELNIQGQGGVITGWVTVKSPKTYHDAVRRNMVHAGGGLHAASAIEKMVKIIQGLKELEQHWAVTKSYPGFPAGMNTINPAVIEGGRHAAFVADECRLWITVHFYPDENHEDIAKEVENHLLNVAQGDPWLRDHPPVFEWGGKSMIEDKGEIFPSLDIDPDGKEVHSLKRAHSSIFKENPTVSMSPTVTDGGWLGDAGIPTLIYGPGDLQNAHHTNESVSVQELIEFTKVMVTFIHEWCHTKREDERYDL; from the coding sequence GTGCGGGACCAGGTAAGTCAGTTAATCGAACAAATTGATGCGAGACAGGATGAATTAGTGGCGTTGGTGAAGCAACTGGTTCGTTTCCCGACACCCAGTCCCCCTGCCCGGAATACCGGGGAAGCGCAGGAATTTTTCGCTGGGCAATTACGGGACCTCGGATTTGACATTGATCAATGGGAGGTGTTTCCGAATGACCCCAACGTAGTGGGAACGCTGAAAGGGAAACAGTCTTCTGACTACAGGAGCCTGATCGTAAACGGCCATATGGATGTGGCAGAGGCTGAACCAAATGAAGAAGGCTGGGAAAAAGATCCCTTTACCCCTTCTGTGAAAGACGGAAGGTTGTATGGCCGCGGGACTGCGGATATGAAAGGGGGACTGGCGGGCGCTTTGTTTGCCATAAAGTTGTTGCGGGAGAGCGGGGTTGAACTGCCCGGTGATTTGATCTTTCAATCGGTGATTGGAGAAGAGGTTGGTGAAGCGGGTACGCTGGAATGCTGCGAAAAAGGCTACACCGCTGATGCTGCTGTTGTCGTGGATACGAGTGAGCTGAATATCCAGGGACAGGGAGGCGTCATCACAGGATGGGTCACAGTGAAAAGTCCCAAAACCTATCATGATGCTGTTCGGAGAAACATGGTTCATGCAGGAGGCGGCCTTCATGCAGCGAGTGCCATCGAAAAAATGGTGAAAATAATTCAAGGTCTGAAAGAACTGGAACAGCATTGGGCCGTTACGAAGTCTTATCCAGGATTTCCAGCAGGAATGAATACGATAAACCCTGCGGTTATTGAAGGAGGAAGGCATGCTGCGTTTGTTGCAGATGAGTGCAGGCTTTGGATCACCGTTCATTTTTATCCGGATGAAAATCACGAGGATATCGCCAAAGAGGTGGAAAACCATCTGTTAAACGTTGCGCAAGGAGATCCCTGGTTAAGGGATCATCCACCGGTTTTCGAGTGGGGAGGCAAGTCCATGATTGAAGATAAGGGAGAAATCTTTCCCTCACTGGACATAGATCCAGATGGAAAGGAAGTCCATTCCTTAAAGCGGGCCCACTCCTCTATTTTTAAGGAAAATCCCACGGTCAGTATGTCGCCGACTGTTACTGACGGTGGCTGGCTGGGAGATGCCGGTATACCAACGCTGATTTACGGCCCGGGTGATTTACAAAACGCTCACCACACAAATGAATCTGTGTCTGTTCAGGAGCTCATCGAATTTACAAAAGTTATGGTCACGTTTATCCATGAATGGTGTCATACAAAAAGGGAGGATGAGAGATATGACCTTTAG
- a CDS encoding glucoamylase family protein, producing MKKLFSIMLTAVLVFALLPSTHHAQPTHPPGHDIALEKQLNAIAKKTFEYFEEFTDEETGLTYDIVRLDEDEEGKHTSPTNIGLYMLSVISAEEMGFIEKEEAVEKISKTINSLQDMETWNGLYYNWYYTDDASLMTDWGQFISQVDNGWLTAGLVVVAEAYEELEEDALALAEDMDYSSLYDFDENLFRGGYDAETDSLTDHHYGAFYTEPRITSYLAIGKGDVPSEHWWHMHRTFPPEWDWQSQTPQGYEVEYDGVTFFQGHYEHNDIKYVPSWGGSMFEALMPGLLVKEKELGTEGLGLNNERHVELQIDHAKEEGYPVWGFSPAAVPGDYQEFGVPAGGMEGYPEDGTVTPHASFLALEYAPMDVFENIKVLRDMGVYGPYGFYDTVNVHTGEVTEAYLALDQGMIMLSIANYLHDGLIKNYFHQNEIGSNPEHLLEREEFSINE from the coding sequence ATGAAAAAGTTATTCAGCATCATGTTAACTGCCGTTCTGGTTTTTGCATTATTACCATCCACACACCATGCCCAGCCAACACATCCTCCCGGGCATGACATTGCACTGGAGAAGCAGCTGAATGCGATTGCGAAGAAGACCTTCGAGTATTTTGAGGAATTTACGGATGAAGAAACGGGTTTGACCTATGATATTGTCCGCCTGGATGAAGACGAGGAAGGAAAGCACACATCACCAACGAACATCGGACTTTATATGCTGAGCGTGATTTCAGCTGAAGAAATGGGTTTCATTGAGAAAGAGGAAGCGGTTGAGAAAATCAGCAAAACGATAAACAGTCTGCAGGACATGGAAACGTGGAACGGCTTGTATTATAACTGGTATTATACGGACGATGCGAGCCTCATGACAGACTGGGGACAGTTTATCTCCCAGGTGGATAACGGCTGGCTTACGGCAGGATTGGTTGTCGTAGCGGAAGCATATGAAGAGCTTGAGGAAGACGCACTGGCTCTTGCAGAGGATATGGATTATTCCTCTCTTTACGATTTTGATGAGAACCTGTTCCGCGGCGGATACGATGCGGAAACAGACAGCCTGACTGATCATCACTACGGGGCATTCTATACGGAACCGAGAATCACAAGCTATCTTGCAATCGGGAAAGGCGACGTTCCTTCTGAGCACTGGTGGCATATGCACCGTACATTCCCTCCTGAATGGGACTGGCAGAGTCAGACCCCACAAGGGTATGAAGTGGAGTATGACGGCGTAACCTTTTTCCAGGGACATTATGAGCACAATGATATCAAGTACGTGCCGAGCTGGGGCGGAAGCATGTTTGAAGCCTTAATGCCAGGACTGCTTGTAAAAGAAAAAGAGCTCGGAACAGAAGGTCTTGGTCTGAATAATGAACGTCATGTGGAACTGCAGATCGACCATGCAAAAGAAGAAGGCTATCCTGTATGGGGCTTCTCCCCGGCAGCGGTTCCTGGTGATTATCAGGAGTTCGGCGTACCTGCAGGCGGCATGGAAGGCTACCCGGAAGACGGTACCGTTACACCACACGCGTCCTTCCTGGCACTTGAATATGCACCGATGGACGTCTTTGAAAACATTAAAGTGCTACGTGATATGGGAGTTTACGGTCCATACGGTTTTTATGACACCGTCAATGTCCATACTGGAGAAGTGACAGAGGCATATCTTGCACTCGACCAGGGTATGATCATGCTTTCCATCGCCAACTATCTCCATGACGGACTGATCAAAAACTATTTCCACCAGAACGAAATCGGGTCCAACCCGGAACACCTGCTTGAAAGAGAAGAATTTTCAATTAACGAATAG
- a CDS encoding PTS sugar transporter subunit IIB: MKLLVVCGNGLGSSFMVEMNVKKVLNELGIDAEVSHTDLATSKTELADYYIGSRDIIMNLDDGNRKIIPLTNLMDQQELKEALQKHLQEG; this comes from the coding sequence ATGAAATTATTAGTTGTATGCGGAAATGGACTTGGAAGCAGCTTTATGGTGGAGATGAACGTAAAAAAGGTATTAAATGAACTGGGAATTGATGCAGAGGTCTCTCATACAGACTTAGCCACATCAAAAACGGAGCTGGCTGATTACTACATCGGTTCACGGGATATCATTATGAACCTGGATGATGGCAACAGAAAGATCATCCCCCTCACTAACTTGATGGATCAGCAAGAACTGAAGGAAGCGTTGCAAAAACATCTACAGGAGGGATAA
- a CDS encoding thiazole biosynthesis adenylyltransferase ThiF — MDRYSRQTLFKPIGVNGQKSIREKHVLVIGAGALGTGNAEALVRAGVGKLTVIDRDYVEWSNLQRQQLYCEKDAQEKLPKAVAAKQRLALINSEVEIAAYVSDVTNESLEAMVKKEQFDLMLDATDNFDIRLIMNDVSQKYQLPWIYGACVGSYGISLTILPGKTPCLHCLLKTVPLGGATCDTVGIIAPAVGMVVSHQVAEALKILSGNEQECNQKLVSFDVWKNQYMAVKVEKLKDPECPSCGTSRTYPHLSFDNQTKTAVLCGRDTVQIRPSVRLEEGRRLDALKESLTSQGIEVEENPYLLSFKVEEYRLVAFQDGRVLVHGTKEIGRAKTLYHRYFG, encoded by the coding sequence ATGGACCGATACTCACGTCAGACCCTGTTCAAACCGATTGGAGTAAACGGGCAAAAGAGCATCCGCGAAAAACATGTGCTGGTGATCGGTGCGGGAGCTTTGGGGACAGGAAACGCAGAAGCCCTGGTGAGGGCCGGTGTAGGAAAGCTTACTGTGATTGACAGAGACTATGTGGAATGGAGTAATCTCCAGCGTCAGCAACTTTATTGTGAAAAGGACGCACAGGAAAAGCTTCCGAAAGCTGTGGCTGCCAAGCAACGGCTGGCATTGATTAATTCGGAAGTAGAGATTGCCGCATATGTGTCGGATGTAACGAATGAGAGCCTGGAAGCCATGGTGAAAAAAGAACAATTCGATCTGATGCTTGATGCCACCGACAACTTTGATATCAGGCTAATCATGAATGATGTCTCCCAAAAATATCAGCTGCCCTGGATCTACGGAGCATGCGTGGGCAGCTATGGGATCTCCTTGACGATTTTGCCGGGAAAAACCCCATGCCTTCATTGTTTGCTGAAAACAGTACCCCTTGGGGGAGCCACCTGCGATACAGTGGGAATCATTGCTCCCGCTGTGGGAATGGTTGTGTCCCATCAAGTGGCGGAAGCATTGAAAATTCTGTCGGGTAACGAGCAGGAATGCAACCAAAAACTTGTTTCGTTCGACGTATGGAAAAATCAGTATATGGCGGTGAAGGTGGAGAAATTGAAGGACCCTGAATGTCCGAGCTGCGGGACATCCAGGACGTATCCTCATCTTTCTTTTGACAACCAGACAAAAACAGCCGTTCTCTGCGGCAGGGACACTGTGCAGATCCGGCCGTCTGTTCGTTTGGAGGAGGGGAGAAGGCTGGATGCTCTTAAAGAATCCCTTACTTCCCAGGGGATAGAAGTGGAAGAAAACCCGTATCTATTGTCCTTTAAAGTGGAGGAGTATCGCTTGGTGGCTTTTCAGGATGGAAGAGTACTGGTGCACGGGACGAAAGAGATCGGAAGAGCCAAAACCTTGTATCATCGGTATTTTGGATAG
- a CDS encoding sugar ABC transporter substrate-binding protein has translation MKFKKSLAMFAGVLAVAGCGNDGDSNGDQANGGDGDKVTLDVWAMGEEGNALGSFVEAFENEHDNIEVNVQAIPWDNAHDNLLTAVASGNGPDVLQLGTTWVAEFAGAGAFLDLSEYADEYDVISNDDFFEGALDTTVYDDGVYGVPWYVDTRVLFYRTDILEEHGFSEPPQNWDEMLEVSRELADRGDGMYGYDIDQNDQLVPPIFAWQNGWEFNEEEAEENFADPAFREAMAYYHTFFDEELVQVTEGVPIEQGFEEGSKPMFSSGPWMVNILRDSAPDIDGDWDVAMLPGSERNASAIGGSHLSVFAETEHVEESLEFITYMSQPETQVEWFKETNALPARQSAWDDEELQEDEKLAVFGDQLEEAVAPPVLSQWENVAQDLLSSLERINRGGADLDEELDDFQQNSARRLN, from the coding sequence ATGAAATTTAAAAAGAGTTTAGCGATGTTTGCCGGTGTTCTTGCAGTAGCCGGCTGTGGTAATGACGGCGATTCAAACGGAGATCAGGCGAACGGCGGTGACGGTGACAAGGTCACACTTGACGTATGGGCCATGGGTGAGGAAGGAAACGCCCTCGGATCATTCGTGGAAGCCTTTGAAAATGAGCACGACAATATTGAAGTAAACGTTCAGGCGATTCCATGGGATAATGCCCACGATAACCTGCTGACGGCAGTTGCTTCCGGTAACGGTCCTGACGTTCTGCAGCTTGGAACCACGTGGGTGGCTGAGTTTGCAGGCGCCGGGGCATTCCTTGATCTGTCAGAATACGCAGATGAGTACGACGTGATCAGCAATGATGATTTCTTTGAAGGGGCCCTTGATACAACGGTTTACGATGACGGCGTTTACGGTGTGCCGTGGTATGTAGATACCCGCGTGCTGTTCTACCGCACGGATATCCTTGAAGAGCACGGCTTCAGCGAGCCGCCTCAGAACTGGGATGAGATGCTGGAAGTATCCCGTGAGCTTGCCGACCGTGGTGACGGCATGTACGGCTATGATATCGATCAGAATGACCAGCTTGTTCCGCCAATCTTCGCATGGCAGAACGGGTGGGAATTTAACGAAGAAGAAGCAGAGGAGAACTTTGCCGATCCGGCATTCAGAGAAGCAATGGCCTACTACCACACATTCTTCGATGAAGAACTGGTTCAAGTAACAGAAGGTGTGCCGATTGAGCAGGGCTTTGAAGAAGGAAGCAAGCCGATGTTCTCAAGCGGACCATGGATGGTCAACATCCTTCGTGACAGTGCACCTGACATTGACGGAGACTGGGATGTTGCTATGCTACCAGGCAGTGAGCGTAACGCTTCTGCGATCGGCGGTTCCCACTTGAGCGTATTCGCTGAAACAGAGCATGTAGAAGAATCTCTGGAGTTTATCACGTATATGTCCCAGCCTGAAACGCAGGTCGAATGGTTCAAGGAGACAAACGCACTGCCTGCCCGCCAGTCTGCCTGGGATGACGAGGAGCTTCAGGAAGATGAAAAGCTTGCCGTTTTTGGCGACCAGCTGGAAGAAGCCGTAGCTCCTCCGGTACTGAGCCAGTGGGAAAACGTGGCCCAGGATCTCTTGTCCTCCCTTGAGCGCATCAACCGCGGTGGCGCCGACCTAGACGAAGAGCTGGACGATTTCCAGCAAAATTCCGCTAGACGCCTTAACTAA
- a CDS encoding PTS ascorbate transporter subunit IIC gives MAELIMNDILGTPAILVGLFALMGLLLQKKGAADTVSGTLKTIMGFVILGVGAGVLISSLDFFSQMFERAFSIRGVIPNNEAVVAVAQQAFGTETAMIMLFGMVANIVIARLTPLKYIFLTGHHTLFMACLIAVILSTGGMAGVPLIVTGSLILGSVMALFPALLQPYMRQITGNDDIALGHFGSVGYFVSGTIGKYFGNKEKTTEDIKVPKSLGFLRDTSVAVSLTMAILFIVVALFAGATFIETELSEGMNFIVFSLMQAITFAAGVYVVLAGVRMLLAEIVPAFKGIADKLVPNAKPALDAPIVFPFAPNAVIIGFLFSFLAGLGSMFFLPMFGLALIVPGLVPHFFTGAAAGVFGNAMGGRRGAMLGAVTNGILISFLPALLLPVLGSLGFEGTTFGDSDFGVVGILLGWLVSLFN, from the coding sequence ATGGCAGAACTGATTATGAATGACATCCTGGGTACACCTGCAATTCTCGTTGGTCTGTTTGCTCTAATGGGCCTTCTTTTACAGAAAAAAGGAGCTGCTGATACAGTATCCGGGACGTTAAAGACGATCATGGGGTTTGTCATCCTAGGGGTGGGGGCCGGTGTTCTCATCTCCTCCCTGGACTTCTTCTCACAAATGTTCGAGCGTGCATTCAGCATCCGCGGGGTTATTCCGAACAACGAAGCCGTTGTAGCGGTAGCGCAGCAGGCATTTGGCACAGAGACAGCCATGATCATGTTATTCGGTATGGTTGCCAATATTGTCATTGCCAGACTGACGCCTCTTAAGTACATTTTCCTGACCGGACATCATACTTTATTCATGGCGTGTTTAATCGCAGTTATCCTAAGTACAGGCGGCATGGCCGGAGTTCCACTCATTGTTACCGGTTCTCTTATCTTAGGATCTGTGATGGCTCTCTTCCCGGCTCTATTACAGCCGTACATGAGACAAATTACAGGAAACGACGACATTGCACTCGGTCACTTCGGATCTGTCGGTTACTTTGTTTCAGGAACAATTGGTAAGTACTTTGGTAATAAAGAAAAGACCACAGAAGATATTAAAGTGCCTAAATCACTTGGATTTTTACGGGACACTTCCGTTGCTGTCTCTCTTACAATGGCGATTCTGTTTATCGTTGTCGCCCTCTTTGCAGGAGCAACCTTCATTGAAACCGAGCTGAGTGAAGGAATGAACTTCATTGTCTTCTCTCTTATGCAGGCGATCACGTTTGCCGCCGGTGTGTATGTTGTTCTTGCCGGGGTACGAATGCTGCTGGCGGAAATCGTTCCTGCATTTAAAGGAATTGCGGATAAACTCGTGCCTAACGCCAAACCGGCCTTGGATGCACCGATCGTATTCCCATTCGCACCAAACGCTGTTATCATCGGATTTTTATTCAGCTTTCTCGCGGGTCTTGGAAGCATGTTCTTCCTACCGATGTTCGGCCTAGCTTTGATCGTACCGGGGCTCGTGCCTCACTTCTTCACAGGCGCAGCTGCGGGCGTATTCGGAAATGCCATGGGCGGAAGACGAGGCGCAATGCTTGGAGCCGTCACAAACGGTATCCTCATCAGCTTCCTGCCTGCCCTACTTTTACCGGTACTCGGTTCCCTCGGCTTTGAAGGAACAACATTCGGAGATTCAGACTTTGGCGTTGTCGGTATCCTGTTAGGCTGGCTTGTGAGTTTGTTTAATTGA
- the thiS gene encoding sulfur carrier protein ThiS encodes MKLIINGDQVEMPDSITTVSELLHHFELDQKVVIVEKNKDILTKELHEAERVQDGDHFELVHFVGGG; translated from the coding sequence ATGAAGCTGATTATTAACGGAGACCAGGTGGAAATGCCAGATTCCATTACGACCGTATCAGAGCTGCTGCACCATTTTGAATTGGATCAGAAGGTCGTCATTGTGGAGAAAAATAAGGATATTTTAACAAAAGAGCTTCATGAAGCAGAGCGCGTACAGGACGGAGATCACTTCGAGCTAGTCCATTTTGTAGGAGGCGGTTAA
- a CDS encoding BglG family transcription antiterminator: MMILDQKSAQLLDVLALKNEPVSAVELSEHLHVSRRTVYYNLNKVDDWLADKKLEKVQRVKSVGIFLTEETKEKLPTYFTVNQQYDYFFSSDERRAITTFLLLTKSSSIYLQHIIETTGASRNTCLNDVKCLRKQAGEYELDLSYSHSKGYTFEGKEFNIRRLFMNTVHEDLDPEVLKAMMGLWEKNDSQIPQNMNHLRNQMEKVFGAQGSTGSFNPLIWYMTYCLQRILHHHFIGVPVDEADGLRSKTMYKRAKHLTESISQTYEVTVPAGETDFFTILLLSQRINSDKDDAEVKGLEDVVRAMVLDFQRYACMQFRNYQEVQNNLLIHIFPAYYRLKYKLPARNPLTQSVKEKYGDIYQLTHKVVHHLERFIGEAIPEDETVYITIHFGGWMRKEGQTAAERKQALVVCSSGIGTSQILRTQLETLFSTIDFEVVTSVEEATIKPDLIFTTVPLKNRNVPTFHVNAVLTETEKERILMNVNRLLNYKEVNPSHSKVKDILRVVEKHATVHNQAQLLSEIEEILSNKPLQIKEPYKPMLNEIIQSNAIQILDKVENWHEGIQIASQPLVDNQSITPDYVSAMINKVEELGPYVIIAPQVAIPHARPEDGVEKLGMSVLKLNEPVWFSEEDRHQASLLFVLAAVDNESHLKALSQLSTMLSEGDNVEKLRAAKDIGEIQQIIDQYSE, encoded by the coding sequence ATGATGATACTGGATCAAAAGAGCGCTCAATTATTGGATGTTCTCGCACTTAAAAATGAACCTGTTTCAGCCGTTGAACTTAGTGAACATCTGCATGTGTCCCGCCGGACGGTCTATTACAACCTAAACAAGGTGGATGACTGGCTGGCAGACAAGAAGCTCGAGAAAGTTCAGAGAGTCAAGTCGGTTGGTATTTTTCTGACTGAGGAAACGAAAGAAAAGCTGCCCACATACTTCACGGTAAATCAGCAGTATGATTACTTCTTTTCCTCCGATGAGCGAAGGGCAATTACAACATTTCTCCTCCTCACAAAAAGCAGCAGCATCTATCTGCAACACATCATTGAGACCACCGGCGCAAGCAGAAATACCTGCTTAAACGATGTCAAATGCCTTCGTAAACAAGCCGGAGAGTATGAGCTGGATTTATCCTATTCTCATTCCAAAGGCTACACATTTGAGGGAAAAGAGTTCAACATCCGCAGGCTGTTTATGAACACCGTCCATGAAGACCTGGATCCGGAGGTGCTGAAAGCGATGATGGGGCTGTGGGAAAAAAATGATTCCCAGATCCCGCAGAACATGAACCACCTCCGCAACCAGATGGAAAAAGTGTTCGGAGCTCAAGGGAGTACCGGCAGTTTTAACCCGCTGATCTGGTATATGACGTATTGTCTTCAGCGCATCCTGCATCATCATTTTATAGGTGTACCGGTTGATGAAGCGGACGGGCTTAGAAGCAAAACAATGTACAAGCGCGCAAAGCATCTGACCGAGTCCATCAGCCAAACCTATGAAGTGACTGTCCCTGCCGGGGAAACAGATTTTTTTACAATCCTCCTCCTCAGCCAACGGATCAATTCCGATAAAGATGACGCAGAGGTTAAAGGACTTGAGGATGTTGTCCGCGCCATGGTTCTGGACTTTCAGCGCTATGCGTGTATGCAGTTTCGAAATTACCAGGAGGTGCAGAACAACCTGCTGATTCATATTTTCCCTGCCTACTACCGGTTAAAATACAAGTTACCTGCAAGAAACCCGTTAACACAATCTGTTAAGGAAAAGTACGGCGATATCTATCAGCTTACGCATAAAGTGGTTCATCATTTGGAACGCTTTATAGGTGAAGCTATCCCCGAAGATGAAACCGTCTACATTACGATTCACTTTGGCGGCTGGATGAGAAAAGAAGGGCAGACAGCGGCTGAGAGGAAACAAGCATTGGTAGTCTGTTCCAGCGGGATCGGGACGTCTCAAATCCTGAGAACACAGCTTGAGACGTTGTTTTCAACCATCGATTTCGAAGTGGTCACATCCGTGGAAGAAGCAACGATTAAACCTGATCTTATTTTTACGACTGTGCCGTTAAAGAACAGAAATGTACCGACCTTTCATGTGAATGCCGTCTTAACAGAAACGGAAAAAGAACGAATTCTGATGAATGTGAACCGGCTTCTTAACTACAAGGAAGTCAATCCATCACATTCGAAAGTAAAAGACATCCTGCGAGTCGTGGAAAAGCACGCAACCGTCCACAATCAGGCACAATTACTGTCGGAGATTGAGGAGATTCTATCAAATAAGCCACTTCAGATAAAGGAGCCTTATAAGCCTATGCTAAATGAAATTATTCAGTCAAACGCGATTCAGATTCTGGATAAAGTGGAGAATTGGCATGAAGGGATTCAAATCGCATCACAGCCCTTGGTCGATAACCAATCCATCACACCGGACTATGTATCTGCGATGATTAATAAAGTTGAAGAATTAGGACCTTATGTCATTATCGCTCCTCAAGTAGCGATTCCCCATGCAAGACCTGAAGACGGGGTGGAGAAACTCGGGATGAGCGTTTTGAAACTAAATGAACCTGTCTGGTTCTCAGAGGAAGACCGTCACCAGGCATCCCTGCTCTTCGTCCTGGCAGCGGTGGATAATGAGTCCCATCTCAAGGCATTGTCCCAACTATCAACGATGCTGTCCGAGGGAGACAACGTTGAAAAGTTACGGGCAGCGAAAGACATTGGTGAAATTCAGCAAATCATTGATCAATACAGTGAGTAA
- the tenA gene encoding thiaminase II, with product MTFSQRLYENVKPIWRANHDHPFVRGIGDGTLDQEKFRFFMVQDYLYLIDYARLFAMGAMKAKDVKTMGEFAELLHSTLNTEMELHRQYAREFGISEEELESANPAPTTLAYTHYMLHVGNNGGLAELVASLLPCMWSYAEIGKALDETPGARDHQYGEWIKMYASEEFQELTNWTINLLNELTEGKPEHELSHLEEIFLTTTRFEYMFWEMSYRKETWPEEQQ from the coding sequence ATGACCTTTAGTCAGCGATTATATGAAAATGTGAAACCAATCTGGAGAGCCAATCATGATCATCCCTTTGTCCGGGGGATTGGGGATGGAACATTGGATCAGGAGAAATTTCGTTTTTTCATGGTCCAGGATTATTTGTACTTGATTGACTATGCCAGGCTTTTTGCAATGGGAGCGATGAAAGCGAAAGACGTTAAAACAATGGGGGAATTTGCTGAACTTCTTCACTCGACCTTAAATACAGAAATGGAGCTCCACCGACAGTATGCCAGAGAATTTGGCATTTCAGAAGAAGAGCTCGAATCGGCAAATCCGGCTCCGACCACACTGGCCTACACGCACTACATGCTTCATGTTGGAAATAACGGCGGATTAGCAGAGCTTGTGGCAAGTCTGCTCCCTTGCATGTGGAGTTATGCCGAAATCGGAAAAGCGCTGGATGAGACTCCGGGAGCAAGGGACCATCAGTACGGAGAATGGATCAAGATGTACGCAAGCGAAGAATTTCAGGAATTGACAAACTGGACTATTAATCTGCTGAATGAACTGACAGAAGGGAAGCCCGAGCATGAACTAAGCCACCTTGAAGAGATCTTTTTAACGACAACGCGGTTTGAATACATGTTCTGGGAGATGTCCTACCGCAAAGAGACATGGCCTGAGGAACAGCAATAA